A window of Rhinatrema bivittatum chromosome 2, aRhiBiv1.1, whole genome shotgun sequence contains these coding sequences:
- the LOC115083243 gene encoding gastrula zinc finger protein XlCGF57.1-like, whose translation MKENYETLISLASDEVTQHRKEENREEHPIEEGSGNAFFNVSQGTERNNTRNSQQESEKRQTDPAGYSRDGVTAWEMEVKVVPQHSRPVSTERPFQSNNSGQKMSDLHQREGKGKKSFLCDSCGKSFHKESHLILHQKSHPLQPPFLCSKRGKIFKQKKNLKVHLSRLKLEQPFPSNDWRKNLISKYKLKLHPKIHTGVKPFSWTKGGKCFVRKKNLTPPQQIHTRNKRFTCAECGKSFSRKDTLMGHQRVHTGERSFSCTECGKHFISKTLLAHHQKIHKGERPYMCTECNKRFTMKSTLTTHMRIHTAKRLFSCSECNKSFSVKSTLTTHMRIHTDERLFSCSECNKRFTVKSALTSHIRIHTGEKPFSCTECNKRFTATGGLRNHMIIHTGERLFSCTECNKRFTLKGALTRHMRIHTGERPFSCSECNPIHIRSEEVRAGAKGKALKSCSTADSGTRPRRSKEEQAGHRMASRLPDEDPKNDIEVPAMEAGRQASEAASRPRMSVERQRLSPASQKGTQ comes from the exons atgaaggagaattatgagaccctcatCTCCCTAGCAAGTGATGAGGTCACACAGCACAGAAaggaggagaatcgagaagaacatCCTATTGAAGAAGGATCAGGGAATGCCTTTTTTAATGTTTCGCAGGGGACTGAGAGGAACAACACAAGGAATAGTCAGCAAGAGTCAGAGAAGAGGCAGACAGACCCTGCAGGATACTCACGCGATGGAGTCACAGCATGGGAGATGGAGGTCAAAGTCGTCCCTCAGCACTCGAGACCCGTGAGCACAGAGAGACCATTCCAGAGTAATAACAGTGGTCAAAAGATGTCTGACCTTCaccagagggaggggaaagggaagaaatcctttctgTGTGACTCCTGTGGTAAAAGCTTTCATAAGGAATCACATTTAATATtgcaccagaaatcccacccactcCAACCACCGTTTCTATGCAGTAAACGTGGGAAAATCTTCAAGcagaagaaaaatctaaaagtgCACCTCAGCAGACTTAAATTAGAGCAACCCTTCCCCTCCAATGATTGGAGGAAAAATTTAATTAGTAAGTATAAGCTAAAATTACATCCCAAAATCCACACTGGAGTAAAACCCTTCTCTTGGACTAAAGGTGGAAAATGTTTTGTTAGGAAGAAAAACCTCACACCACCCCAGCAAATCCACACTAGAAACAAACGCTTTACTTGCGCAGAGTGTGGGAAAAGTTTCAGTCGTAAGGACACGCTAATGGGGCACCAGCGCGTCCACACAGGGGAGAGATCATTCTCctgtactgaatgtggaaaacATTTCATTAGCAAAACACTACTCGCCcatcaccagaaaatccacaaagGTGAAAGACCATACAtgtgtactgaatgtaataaaagattcactatgAAGAGCACCCTTACaacacacatgagaatccacactgCGAAGagactattctcatgtagtgaatgtaataaaagcttctctGTGAAGAGTACCCTCACcacacacatgagaatccacactgatgagagactattctcatgtagtgagtgtaataaaagattcactgtaaagagtgccctcacaagtcatataagaatccacacaggggagaaaccattctcatgtactgaatgtaataaaagattcactgcgACGGGTGGCCTCAGAAATCACATGAtaatccacacaggtgagcgactattctcatgtactgaatgtaataaaagattcactctgaagggtgccctcacacgtcacatgagaatccacacaggggagcgaccattctcatgtagtgaatgtaa cccgattcacatccgtAGTGAAGAGGTGCGAGCCGGCGCCAAAGGGAAGGCCCTGAAGAGCTGCAGCACCGCGGACAGTGGCACCCGGCCCCGCAGGagcaaggaggagcaggcaggccacAGGATGGCCTCCAGGCTGCCAGACGAGGACCCCAAGAATGACATCGAGGTCCCTGCCATGGAGGCAGGCCGACAGGCCTCtgaagcggcctccaggccacggatGTCAGTGGAACGGCAGCGGCTTTCCCCGGCTTCACAGAAGGGAACTCAGTAG